A segment of the Pseudomonadota bacterium genome:
AGCAGGTGGACCTGCGGGTAGAGCCCCACGAACAGGCGTCGATCCAAAACGTGTACGCAGATGGCGGCAGCTGCCAGCGCCGCGGCCACGAGCAAGCGCCAGGGCCGCGAAAGGCTGGCTAGCCGGCCGCTCGGAGCTCCTTCGGCAGGAGTGCTCAGCAGGATGAGCGCGGCAGCCAGTGCGGCGCCGACCGCGCACGCAACCAGCGTTCCAAGGGCGAGGGCGAAGTAGCGTCCCGACAGCCGCGCGAAGGCTGCCAGAGATTGCGCGAACAGTGCGCCTATCGCGATCGATGCAGTGCACACGCCAGCGACGCGCAGCCATCGTGGCAGGGCCCCGAGCAGCACGAACGAAAGCGACAGCAACAAGCCGAAGCCGGTTCCAAAGGCCAGGGCCAAACCCGATGCAAAGACCCAGTACTCGGCCCCCTGCGGTCCCCGCACCAAAGCCGAGTCCGCGATCAAGCCCAGGGCCGCGGCCACGGCCAGCGACTCCCCGTACGGGGGCAAGCCACGCCAGAGTGACCTCCGGCCTGCAAGCCACCCCATCCATGAAGCGCCGTCAAGCCGGCCGATCACGGAGGCTGGTTCCTGGGCTCTGTCTCAAGAACCCGGAACGAGGATTTCGGCGCGCGCCGGTGGCGCCCGTGCCGTCCTCGAACCGAGGCATGTCCGACGACATTATGCGCGTGAGCAGATGGGTGCAGGCGGCAGTTTCCGGTCCGAAAGACGACGCTAGGGTCCTTGAGACAGAGGCTAGCACGGATCATGATTCGCATGCGGGGCTGACAGTGGCAAGGGCGCATCAGGTCGAGGGGGACCCTTCGGCGGTTGGCGTCTCACGGCTTGCGCGCGGTAGCCGCACTTCGAAGCGGGCGCCGCCCTTCGGACCGCTTGAGGCCGTGATGCTGCCGCCGAGCGAGCTCACGAGCGTATGGCTCACGGCCAGTCCGAGGCCGGTGCCTTTGCCGGCTGACTTGGTGGTGCTGAAGGGCTCGAACAGCTGGTCCAGCATCTGCGGCGGGATGCCGGGCCCGTCATCGGTGACCGAAAGCAGCAGCATGGTGCGATCCTCGTTCGGCCCGAGCTCGACCAGGATCTGGCCTTTGCCCTTTAGGGCATCGACGGCGTTCAACAGCAGGTTGAGCACCACCTGCGTCAAGCGGTGCTGGGCGCCAGGGACCCGGAACAAGCCTGGAGCCACACGCTCGCGCAGCTCGATGGCTCGCATTTCCTTTTGGGGTCGAATCAGGTTGATGGCATCGCGCACGGCCTCGAGCGGATCGCTCGTCAGATCCGCGCCTTCGTTGTGGGGGGGTCTCGAAAAATCCAATAGATCGCGGATGATCCTGTGGATTCGCTCGGTTTCTCCGCCGATCCGGGCCAGAAACTCCTTGCGCTGCCCTTGATCCAGGTCCGCATCTCCCAGCAGCTCGACAAAACCGAGAATCGCCGCCAGCGGGTTGCCGATCTCGTGGGCAACGCCCGCTGCCAGGCGTCCCACCGACGCGAGCTTTGCGCTGCGCGTCAAATGCCCTTCGGCCTGGCGCAGCTCGCGCGTCGTTTCCTCGAGCTCCCGGAGGCGCCGTTGCATTGCGGCGCGTTCCGCACGCAGCTTGCTGGCCATGTCGTTGATGGCGGCGTTGAGTCGCTGCACCTCCGCGGCGCTGCGTTTGGGTATCTGCGCCGCTACGCTGGCTGAAGGTAGACGCTCCGAAGCGCGGGTGAGCTGGTCGAGTGGACGCACGATGAGGTGCGTCAGCGCGAAGTACGTCAAGAGCAGGATCGCCCCGCCGGTGAATACCACGTAAAAGAGCAGAAGCCGTGCCAGCGAGTCGGATCGCGCCGAGCGAGCGGCCCGATGCCACAGCGTCAGCCGACCTCCCCGTCGCAGCGGCACGCTCAGGCCCGGCCGGCCGCCGTTGTTGCCCGCTTCCACGACCCGTCCCTTCGCATCCCGTACTTTGAGCGCCTGCAGATCGAACGCAACCATGACCTGACCCAATAGCTGCTCGAAGCGCTGCTGGGGAAGCTCTCGTGCATGCACCTCATCGAGCAATCGACCCAGTCGCTGCACATCCTGCAGCTCATCGAGCGCCCGAGCGCGCTGGGTCAGCTGCACCGCGACGAACGCTACCAATCCCCACGAGACGGCGAACAGCAGGGCCAGGGCCAGCACGATCTGGGCACGCAGCCCCATG
Coding sequences within it:
- a CDS encoding HAMP domain-containing histidine kinase, translating into MKPSPLHSGNSEASSEAPGRERAGPPAAIPAGMGLRAQIVLALALLFAVSWGLVAFVAVQLTQRARALDELQDVQRLGRLLDEVHARELPQQRFEQLLGQVMVAFDLQALKVRDAKGRVVEAGNNGGRPGLSVPLRRGGRLTLWHRAARSARSDSLARLLLFYVVFTGGAILLLTYFALTHLIVRPLDQLTRASERLPSASVAAQIPKRSAAEVQRLNAAINDMASKLRAERAAMQRRLRELEETTRELRQAEGHLTRSAKLASVGRLAAGVAHEIGNPLAAILGFVELLGDADLDQGQRKEFLARIGGETERIHRIIRDLLDFSRPPHNEGADLTSDPLEAVRDAINLIRPQKEMRAIELRERVAPGLFRVPGAQHRLTQVVLNLLLNAVDALKGKGQILVELGPNEDRTMLLLSVTDDGPGIPPQMLDQLFEPFSTTKSAGKGTGLGLAVSHTLVSSLGGSITASSGPKGGARFEVRLPRASRETPTAEGSPST